The window TATTAAAGTTATTGTCACCGTACTTGTTGTAAAGAAGATAAATATGATTGTCATTAGTATTTGGAACTCCCATCATTCCAACTACTAATTGATAACCATTCCAGTTAGAAACATAACCAGTTTTTGCGTCTTGAACTGGCCATGAATCCCAAATTTCTAAGTCTTCTACTTTTCCTGTTTGGGCATCCATAGTTTTTGCTGCAGGCATGTTCTTAATTTTACTTGCATTAAAGAAAGGAATAGCGTAACGAGCATCTTGTTCAATTAAAGTTTTAGCAATTTTCTTAAAGTCACTGTAAGTTAATTGAGTACCGCTCTTTGCTTCTTTAGAAAAGTTAATCTTATTTAATTCATTAATTTGATCATTGGTTAATTTACTGGTATCTACATCAGATTCTTTAACAATATCTTTAATTTGACCCTTTAATTCAGCTTTGTTATCGTTTGATGCTGTTTTTGTTGAAGTTTCGTTAGCTTTTTCTTCAGTATTTGTCTTAAATGAAGTAGCTGCTTTTTCATCTTGTTTTACTGCATCGTTCTTTTTAACATCAGCAGAAGAATTAACAGGTGTCTTCTCAGTACCATCTACTGTTTCTTTAGTAGTTGTTGTAGAGGTGGTAGCAGCTTTAACATTATTTACTGGTGAAGTATTAACAGCATCTGCTTTAACTTCTTTAGTTGCTGCTGAAGTCACAGTAGTAGCTTTTTCTGCTTTAGTATCAACACTCTTTTCTGAGCTTGAATTTACTTGATTATTATTTTTATTATTTGCTGAAGTAGTAGTACTTACTGCTACAGTTTTGTTTTCATTAACGTTGTCTGCATTAGTAGTAGCAGCATTTACAGTGGAAGCACTTAATACAATTGCTGCTGTAGACAAGGTTCCCATTAATAAAGATTTTCCGCTTAAAGACATCTTCTTATGATTTTTATTTTCCAACATCTTTTCTCCTCCTACATGCTAAGCGTTTAACATTTCATCTTACAGACTATCACCTTTTGTTATAAAAATAAATATTATTTTAAAAAAATTGTATAGATTTGGCAAAATTTACTGTTTTTGTATTCAATTGCCACTTGTCAATCGTTTATCACATTAATACTAAAAAAGCCACACCAGATAATTACTCTAGTGTGGCTTTTCCAACTATTTATGGAGATGAGGGGAATTGAACCCCTGTCCAAACGTATTCCGTCGTTAACCTCTACGATCATAGTTATATTACTTAAACTTCGCTTTGATAAAACGCCATATAACAGGGCTAAACTATCAAAACTAACCTAAGAATCTTATTTCTAACTATTAAGGTAAGTAGTTAAACGTAGCTCGTTAAATGGTAAGACCCGCAGACAGACACGAGCAATCCGTCATTGGATCACGCAGCCTGACTAAGCAGCTACTGCGTAAGAATTTTCGTTATTTGCAGTTATAATTTAACTGTGACGTTTTAACGTAGACGTGACCTACGAATCGCAGTCAACGCGAATCTACGCCTGTCGAATCCCAAAACATCCCCAGATGTTTCAATGATATCACAGTCACTGTTAAAATGCTATAACTTTGCTTTCACAGCTATTTATCTAATTTAGCTAAACGAACAACGTCACGTGCAATCATTAACTCTTCATTTGTTGGAACGATCATCGCAGTAATCTTTGATTTCGGTGTAGTGATAATTCCTTCCTTGTTAGCTTTATTAGCTTTTTCGTCATATTCAAGACCAAGCCAAGTAAGACCATCCATAATCTGTTTTCTTACACTTGCATCATGTTCACCGATTCCTGCAGTAAAGACTAAAACATCTAAGCCACCCATTTCAGTCATATAAGCCCCAATATAGCGAACAATTCGGTTAATAAAAATGTCTTTTGTAAGTTTAGCCTGTTTATCACCATTTTTAATTGCTTTTTCAATGTCTCTCATATCTGGGGAGATTCCTGAAAGACCGAGTAAACCAGATTTAGTGTTTAACATCTTAATAACTTCATTAAAGCTGGTAATGTTGCCTTTTTTCATAATAAATTGAAGCAAGGAAGGATCTACATCCCCACTTCTAGTACTCATTGTAATTCCTGCAACCGGACTGAATCCCATTGAAGTATCAAAAGACTTTCCATCTTTAATAGCAGTAACTGATGCACCACTACCTAGATGACAAAGAACCATCTTCAAATCTTCAACTGGCTTCTTTAATAAGTCAGCTGTCCGACGTGATACATAGCGAGCAGAAGTACCATGTGCACCATATTTTCTAGCACGGAACTTTTCATAATACTTATATGGTACTGAATATAAGTATTGAACAGGATCTAATGATTGGTGAAAAGAAGTATCAAAAACAGCAACCTCAGGAACGTTAGGTAAAACTTTCATAAAAGCATAGATACCGTCGGCTTCAGCTGGGTTATGCAATGGTGCATAGTCACTCATATTATAAATCTTCCAAAGATTATCATCTGTAATGACTGTACTATCAGTAAATTCTTCACCACCAGCAACAACACGATGTCCTACCCCAGCAATATCTGCTAAAGAATCGATCACATTGTATTCTTTAAGCCAGCTAAGCAACTTTTGGACTGCTTCTTCTTGATTAGCAATATCACTTTGTTCATCATGTTGACTGCCATCTGCTAAAGTCATTGTGAAAACAGATCCTGGCAAACCAACACGGTCAGCCATACCAGATGCAATTACTTTTTCATTATCTAGAGAAAATAATTTGTATTTAAATGATGAACTACCTGAGTTTACTGCTAAAACTTTTTTCATTTTATATACCTCTCGTATTATATAAATTAATCTTCACTCTTATGATACCAGTCATTTAGTTTCATATTAAATGCTACTAAAGATTCTGGTTTCTTTAATGAATCTAATTTAGCCACCAGAACCTCACGCTTAACAGCATGTTCTCCATGATTTTGAAAAACTAAAATAGATTTTTGTTGAATCTGACTTGAAAACATATCATCGGGCAAATCGACAATTGCCTGAATATTAACTTTTTTAGCTAACCAAGTCATGAATTCAGTAGATCCTTTACCAGTAAACAGTAATCTAGGTACTACTAAAAATGCAAAACCATCACGTTTAAGGTTATTTACTATTTGTTCAATAAATAAAGTATGAGCAAAAGAATGTCCCTCTTTTGCGTGATTTTCGAAGCGCTCAGCATTATTATCCAATGGATAATAACCTACTGGC of the Lactobacillus gasseri ATCC 33323 = JCM 1131 genome contains:
- a CDS encoding acetate/propionate family kinase — encoded protein: MKKVLAVNSGSSSFKYKLFSLDNEKVIASGMADRVGLPGSVFTMTLADGSQHDEQSDIANQEEAVQKLLSWLKEYNVIDSLADIAGVGHRVVAGGEEFTDSTVITDDNLWKIYNMSDYAPLHNPAEADGIYAFMKVLPNVPEVAVFDTSFHQSLDPVQYLYSVPYKYYEKFRARKYGAHGTSARYVSRRTADLLKKPVEDLKMVLCHLGSGASVTAIKDGKSFDTSMGFSPVAGITMSTRSGDVDPSLLQFIMKKGNITSFNEVIKMLNTKSGLLGLSGISPDMRDIEKAIKNGDKQAKLTKDIFINRIVRYIGAYMTEMGGLDVLVFTAGIGEHDASVRKQIMDGLTWLGLEYDEKANKANKEGIITTPKSKITAMIVPTNEELMIARDVVRLAKLDK